The following proteins are encoded in a genomic region of Planktothrix agardhii NIES-204:
- a CDS encoding DNA-binding protein HU-alpha, putative, giving the protein MLMLDTTYIEKITGLSGTTVESVIEGLIKFVQLELRAGNEVKIVDFGVFYPKELGERQARNPRTGESIIAKPRTKPRVRFFDSFEKSIQDSDSTPTPPTTPTTPAPPTIPPTLTAPESVPPPVPAAVSNRIWHIVKDGVAIPISESELKWQITPDTLVWTEGQDGWKSASEVPKLKYLFS; this is encoded by the coding sequence ATGTTAATGTTAGACACCACTTACATTGAAAAAATAACTGGATTAAGTGGAACTACAGTTGAATCAGTTATCGAGGGCTTGATTAAATTTGTTCAATTAGAACTACGGGCAGGCAACGAAGTTAAAATCGTTGATTTTGGAGTCTTTTACCCTAAAGAACTAGGTGAACGACAAGCTCGGAATCCGCGCACTGGAGAATCAATTATCGCTAAACCCCGAACTAAACCCCGTGTCCGGTTCTTTGATAGTTTTGAAAAATCTATTCAGGATTCTGATTCTACCCCAACTCCTCCAACTACCCCAACTACCCCTGCTCCCCCAACTATTCCCCCGACTCTAACCGCTCCGGAATCTGTACCCCCGCCAGTACCAGCAGCAGTATCAAATAGGATTTGGCACATTGTTAAAGATGGGGTTGCTATCCCAATTTCTGAATCGGAATTAAAATGGCAAATCACCCCCGATACCCTAGTTTGGACTGAGGGACAAGACGGTTGGAAATCTGCTTCTGAAGTCCCCAAATTAAAATACTTATTTTCCTGA
- a CDS encoding hypothetical protein (protein of unknown function DUF1257), producing the protein MSHLTTIKTSIKSHVILERVLHKLLQSQLDILTGATLETNSIIKDYYGNSTIADFVIRRPRHNYNLGFKLNSQGEYEFISDNDAWGKTKFMEALLPMYARENTIYQLLAQGFEIESQTENDGTIKIVAGKWS; encoded by the coding sequence ATGTCACATCTAACAACTATCAAAACCTCAATCAAAAGCCATGTTATCCTTGAACGAGTTCTCCATAAATTACTACAATCCCAACTTGATATTCTAACCGGAGCAACTCTCGAAACCAATAGCATTATCAAGGATTATTATGGCAATAGCACAATAGCAGACTTTGTTATTCGACGACCAAGGCATAACTATAATTTAGGATTCAAGCTCAATTCTCAAGGAGAATATGAATTTATTTCCGATAACGATGCTTGGGGGAAAACTAAATTTATGGAGGCTTTATTACCGATGTATGCAAGGGAAAATACAATTTATCAACTACTAGCTCAAGGATTTGAGATTGAATCCCAAACTGAGAATGATGGAACTATTAAGATTGTTGCTGGTAAATGGAGCTAA